The Mucilaginibacter mallensis genome has a segment encoding these proteins:
- the infC gene encoding translation initiation factor IF-3, which translates to MALNKPFNRGPRLPFKKKEAEHNINQFIKAPEVRLVGDNVEQGIFSLRDALAIAQEQELDLVEISPNAVPPVCKVTDYNKFVYEQKKKLKEIKSNAKQTVIKEIRFGPNTDDHDFEFKLKHAIKFLEAGEKVRAYVHFKGRAIVYKEQGEILLLRFAQALEEVGKVEQLPKLEGKRMFLTVASKGAKK; encoded by the coding sequence TTGGCATTAAACAAACCCTTCAATAGAGGACCAAGGCTTCCTTTTAAGAAAAAAGAAGCTGAACACAACATTAATCAATTTATAAAAGCTCCTGAAGTTCGCCTTGTAGGTGATAACGTGGAGCAAGGTATATTTTCCTTACGGGATGCATTAGCGATTGCCCAGGAACAAGAACTGGACCTCGTTGAAATTTCACCTAATGCTGTACCGCCTGTTTGTAAGGTAACAGACTATAACAAGTTTGTATACGAACAGAAGAAAAAGCTTAAGGAAATTAAAAGTAATGCCAAGCAAACCGTTATTAAAGAAATAAGGTTTGGACCGAATACCGATGACCATGACTTTGAGTTTAAACTTAAGCATGCCATTAAGTTTTTGGAAGCAGGCGAAAAAGTAAGAGCTTACGTACACTTTAAAGGCCGTGCCATTGTTTACAAGGAACAGGGCGAAATATTGCTACTGCGTTTTGCACAGGCATTAGAAGAAGTAGGTAAGGTTGAGCAATTACCAAAACTTGAAGGGAAACGGATGTTTTTAACCGTAGCCTCAAAAGGAGCGAAGAAATAG
- the rpmI gene encoding 50S ribosomal protein L35, translating to MPKMKTNSSAKKRFTLTGTGKIARKNAYKSHILTKMSTKRKRNLTHTSLVSDADMGNVKRMLCIGK from the coding sequence ATGCCAAAAATGAAAACCAATTCCAGTGCAAAAAAGCGTTTTACGCTTACTGGAACAGGTAAAATTGCAAGAAAGAACGCATACAAAAGCCACATCTTAACCAAGATGTCGACAAAACGTAAGCGTAACCTTACCCACACCAGTTTAGTTTCTGATGCGGATATGGGTAACGTAAAACGTATGCTTTGTATCGGGAAGTAA
- the rplT gene encoding 50S ribosomal protein L20: MPRSVNAVASRRRRKKVMNLAKGYWGSRSKVYTVAKNTVEKGLQYAYRDRKTKKREFRALWIQRINAGARQHGISYSQLMGKLTAKEIGLNRKVLADLAMNHPDAFKAVVDAVK; the protein is encoded by the coding sequence ATGCCACGTTCAGTTAACGCAGTCGCGTCGAGAAGACGCCGGAAAAAAGTAATGAACCTCGCCAAAGGTTATTGGGGTTCAAGAAGCAAGGTTTATACCGTTGCAAAAAACACAGTAGAAAAAGGTTTACAGTACGCTTATCGTGACCGTAAAACCAAGAAAAGAGAATTCAGGGCTTTATGGATACAACGTATCAACGCAGGTGCCCGTCAGCATGGAATTTCTTACTCACAATTAATGGGTAAGTTAACTGCCAAGGAAATCGGTTTAAACCGTAAGGTATTAGCTGATTTAGCGATGAACCACCCGGATGCTTTCAAAGCAGTTGTTGACGCTGTAAAATAA
- a CDS encoding SRPBCC family protein — protein sequence MTNKVLVLVPEGQETENNYINLKWPERYVSIAGGIQLGISGLKSLFSSPFASIVKLGAGGYLLNRGITGHCELYSQIDKYMATPVNINIRSSFIIHKPRKDVYDFWRRFDNLPLFMTHLKNVELLNNDHSRWVLRLPIGVASISWEAEVVKDKPNEMIGWRSLPGSILDNSGKVRFKDTEDGESTRVDVVISYQPPVGTVGASIARVFNPVFKKMVEKDVRNFKHYMDIDYATDSINYL from the coding sequence ATGACAAATAAAGTATTGGTACTTGTGCCTGAGGGTCAGGAAACCGAAAATAATTACATTAATTTGAAATGGCCTGAGCGCTACGTGTCTATTGCAGGGGGTATACAGCTGGGTATATCGGGATTAAAGAGCTTATTTTCAAGCCCTTTTGCAAGTATTGTAAAACTGGGCGCAGGGGGTTATCTGTTAAACAGGGGAATTACCGGACATTGTGAGCTGTATTCGCAAATTGATAAATACATGGCTACCCCGGTTAATATTAATATCCGTTCATCCTTCATCATTCATAAGCCACGTAAGGATGTTTATGATTTTTGGCGCAGATTTGATAACCTCCCCCTATTCATGACCCATCTTAAAAATGTGGAACTTTTGAATAATGATCATTCGCGCTGGGTACTGAGATTGCCTATTGGTGTTGCCAGCATTAGCTGGGAGGCCGAAGTTGTTAAAGACAAGCCTAATGAGATGATCGGCTGGCGTTCATTACCCGGTTCAATACTTGATAACTCAGGCAAAGTGCGTTTCAAGGATACAGAGGATGGTGAAAGTACCCGTGTAGATGTGGTTATTTCATACCAACCACCTGTAGGTACCGTTGGTGCAAGTATAGCACGTGTATTTAATCCTGTATTTAAGAAAATGGTTGAAAAGGACGTGCGAAATTTCAAGCACTATATGGATATTGATTATGCAACAGATAGCATAAATTATTTATAA
- a CDS encoding TonB-dependent receptor yields the protein MAIILQHFFKHVWQKSKCLLLILLLPVQVFAQKDTTKKLQEVKVSSSIPKLQGVTPSQSISSNDFDRYSALTVADAIRYFAGVNVKDYGGIGGIKTVSVRGFGANHTAILYDGVEINDAENGQIDLGKLNLNGVQQITLYNAQPDNILTPAKSFASASVIAIKTIQPNLAADKPYQVLLGLNGGSFGLLNPYLQWQQRLSNTWSFVVNSYLENANGHYKYKTAGDGTDTTQTRTNTDVSEQEVDGALYWAKNDSNKFNLHINYYNSDRGLPGAVVYYNPYSDERLWNRDFFLQSGYEHTWDDGLHLLLNTKLSQEYTHYTDKNYLNNSGGINDQYTQREAYQSVALAYHITSNWETSYAADISFSKLDANLYNYAYPTRFTLLNALASKLTLNRWLFQGNLLNTYVTEQVKTGKPTPSETVFSPTLMVSFQPFSPNLQFRTFYKDSFREPTFDEQYYFAINNISRNIKPEYARQYDLGITYRKAFNNWLDYVSFSVDGYYNTVTNKIIAIPNQNPVISSIINLGKVRIEGTDVSLKTQTKISNGWREVLSVNYTYQYAIDVTNPNDSYYKQQIPYTPKNTLALNAGVDYNQMGLYYNQVLSSSRYFLSNSNSANYIDGYGTGDLSFIYKLTIANKSTVFSAHADNLFNENYMIVRSFPMPGRSFLLSFQITI from the coding sequence ATGGCAATAATTCTACAGCATTTTTTTAAGCATGTTTGGCAAAAGTCGAAGTGTTTGCTGTTGATTTTATTATTACCAGTTCAGGTATTTGCACAAAAAGATACCACCAAAAAACTCCAGGAAGTTAAAGTATCCTCATCAATCCCTAAATTGCAAGGTGTTACACCCTCACAATCCATATCCTCAAATGATTTTGACAGGTATAGTGCTTTGACCGTGGCCGATGCGATCCGCTATTTTGCCGGAGTGAATGTTAAAGATTATGGCGGTATAGGTGGTATAAAAACAGTATCCGTGCGTGGATTTGGCGCCAATCATACTGCCATTTTATATGATGGTGTTGAAATAAATGATGCCGAGAACGGTCAAATAGATCTTGGTAAACTTAACTTAAATGGCGTTCAGCAGATAACGCTTTACAATGCACAGCCCGATAATATACTTACACCTGCCAAGTCATTTGCATCGGCAAGTGTAATAGCCATTAAAACCATACAGCCTAATTTAGCAGCAGATAAACCTTACCAGGTTTTACTGGGCCTTAATGGTGGTTCATTCGGGTTACTTAATCCTTATCTGCAGTGGCAGCAACGTTTAAGTAATACATGGTCATTTGTTGTTAATAGTTATTTGGAAAATGCCAATGGTCATTATAAATATAAAACCGCAGGTGATGGTACTGATACCACACAGACCCGTACCAATACCGATGTAAGCGAGCAGGAAGTTGACGGCGCATTATACTGGGCAAAAAACGATAGCAATAAGTTTAACCTGCATATTAATTATTATAACTCAGATAGGGGGCTGCCCGGCGCGGTGGTATATTATAACCCATATTCTGACGAACGGCTTTGGAACAGGGACTTTTTTTTGCAATCAGGATATGAGCATACCTGGGATGATGGTCTTCATTTACTCTTAAATACGAAGCTGTCACAGGAATATACACATTATACCGATAAGAACTATCTTAACAACAGTGGTGGCATTAATGATCAGTATACACAACGGGAGGCTTATCAATCTGTAGCATTAGCTTATCATATTACATCAAATTGGGAAACATCCTATGCTGCTGATATCTCTTTCAGTAAGCTGGATGCCAATTTGTATAATTATGCTTATCCCACAAGATTTACCTTATTAAATGCTTTAGCGAGTAAGCTAACATTAAACAGATGGTTATTTCAGGGCAATTTGCTGAATACCTATGTTACAGAACAAGTTAAAACAGGCAAGCCTACACCATCTGAAACAGTTTTTTCGCCTACATTAATGGTTTCTTTTCAGCCATTTAGTCCTAATTTACAGTTCAGGACATTTTATAAAGATAGTTTTCGTGAGCCGACGTTTGATGAGCAGTATTATTTTGCAATAAACAACATAAGCCGCAATATTAAGCCGGAATATGCCAGACAATATGATCTGGGCATTACTTACAGAAAGGCATTTAATAATTGGCTGGATTATGTTTCCTTTTCCGTAGATGGTTATTACAATACGGTAACCAATAAAATAATAGCTATACCTAATCAAAATCCTGTAATATCATCCATAATTAATCTTGGAAAAGTTAGGATCGAGGGTACAGATGTATCGTTAAAAACACAAACCAAAATAAGTAATGGCTGGCGCGAAGTGCTATCCGTTAATTATACTTATCAGTATGCTATTGATGTTACCAACCCTAATGATAGTTATTATAAGCAGCAAATACCTTATACCCCTAAAAACACGCTTGCCTTAAATGCCGGGGTTGATTATAACCAAATGGGATTGTATTATAACCAGGTATTATCTTCTTCACGATATTTTTTAAGCAATAGTAATTCGGCTAACTATATTGATGGATATGGTACTGGCGATCTGTCATTCATCTACAAACTAACAATAGCAAATAAATCTACAGTATTCTCGGCACATGCCGATAACCTGTTCAACGAAAATTATATGATCGTGCGCAGTTTTCCTATGCCCGGTCGCTCATTCTTGCTATCATTTCAAATAACAATTTAA
- a CDS encoding DUF5074 domain-containing protein, whose translation MKNLRLSTLLTATVLSLTLASCHKDKQVNLVTTPVTDGFYVLNQGGFNDNNSSLSAYSYASKQVVADIFLSANGRGLGDTGNDIEIYGSKMYIVVNVSSTIEVVDPNTAKSIKQIKMFNGTVAREPRDVVFYKGNAYVTSYDGTVAVIDTASLAVTKYITVGRNPEQLTVANGKIYVANSGGLDYPNYDNTVSVIDPVSATVTKTLTVVVNPQNVTADANGNVYVLSAGNYSTIQSSLEVIDDNADVVKSQTNFDAAAFTVIGSNAYYITSLGKVGVYNTKTQSISNAAFISDGTAITAPFAITSDASTGEVFVTDAKDYVSNGQVFVFDKTGKKEYAITVGINPGRIALLKK comes from the coding sequence ATGAAAAATTTAAGACTAAGCACTTTACTAACAGCCACGGTATTATCCCTTACACTGGCTTCCTGCCATAAGGATAAACAGGTTAATCTGGTTACTACACCTGTAACCGACGGTTTTTATGTATTAAACCAGGGTGGCTTTAACGACAATAACAGCAGCCTTTCGGCCTATAGCTATGCAAGCAAACAAGTTGTAGCTGATATATTTCTATCAGCAAATGGCCGCGGTTTAGGCGATACCGGTAATGATATTGAGATTTATGGTTCAAAAATGTATATCGTGGTAAACGTTTCAAGTACAATTGAAGTAGTTGATCCTAATACAGCGAAATCAATCAAACAAATAAAAATGTTTAACGGCACAGTAGCCCGTGAACCACGTGATGTAGTATTTTATAAAGGAAATGCTTATGTAACTTCATATGATGGTACTGTGGCTGTAATTGATACTGCTTCGTTAGCTGTAACCAAATACATAACTGTTGGCCGCAATCCGGAGCAATTAACGGTAGCTAATGGTAAAATATATGTAGCCAACTCCGGCGGTTTGGATTATCCTAACTATGACAATACCGTATCAGTTATCGACCCTGTTTCAGCAACCGTTACTAAAACACTTACCGTTGTGGTAAATCCGCAAAATGTAACCGCCGATGCTAATGGTAATGTTTATGTGCTTTCGGCTGGAAATTATAGTACAATACAATCAAGTTTAGAAGTTATTGATGATAATGCAGATGTTGTAAAATCACAAACTAATTTTGATGCGGCTGCATTTACAGTAATAGGTAGCAATGCTTATTATATTACATCATTAGGTAAAGTAGGTGTTTATAATACTAAAACTCAAAGTATAAGCAATGCTGCTTTTATATCAGATGGTACTGCAATTACAGCACCTTTTGCTATCACATCTGATGCTTCAACAGGTGAGGTGTTTGTAACGGATGCTAAAGATTACGTATCAAACGGACAGGTGTTTGTGTTTGATAAAACCGGCAAAAAAGAATATGCGATTACAGTAGGCATAAACCCCGGAAGGATTGCTTTATTAAAGAAATAA